A DNA window from candidate division TA06 bacterium contains the following coding sequences:
- a CDS encoding ABC-2 family transporter protein, producing the protein MIKRFAKYWQFMRLGYITYLAYRFQVLASFVSYLLIIALNYFLWKAVYSGRQVIAGFTMEQMMTYVVIGWSARTFFANRIDRMIGDAVKDGSIAMDLLKPTNFQLYHYFRSLGRAMFMFVFMTLPIIVAASFLFPVQLPSGKLGPYLFPLSVILSFFLHAGISYLTGLVAFFTRNNEGVFRFKQLLVEVFSGVMIPITFFPGWVQNVLFWLPFKYIAYAPLRIYLGMEPLSRVHQGVLLQLMWIIIIYAAGQLLWHYGIRRLETQGG; encoded by the coding sequence ATGATCAAGAGGTTCGCCAAATACTGGCAGTTCATGAGGCTGGGCTACATCACCTACCTGGCCTACCGCTTCCAGGTGCTGGCCAGTTTCGTGTCCTATCTGCTGATCATCGCCCTCAACTACTTTTTGTGGAAGGCGGTATATTCCGGGCGGCAGGTGATAGCCGGGTTCACCATGGAGCAGATGATGACCTACGTGGTGATCGGCTGGTCGGCCCGGACCTTTTTTGCCAATCGGATAGACCGCATGATCGGCGACGCGGTCAAGGACGGCTCCATCGCCATGGACCTTTTAAAGCCCACCAATTTTCAGCTTTATCACTATTTCCGCTCCTTGGGCCGGGCCATGTTCATGTTTGTCTTCATGACCCTGCCCATCATCGTGGCGGCTTCTTTTCTCTTTCCAGTCCAACTGCCTTCGGGCAAGCTGGGTCCCTATCTTTTTCCCTTGAGCGTGATCTTAAGTTTTTTCCTGCACGCCGGCATCAGCTACCTAACTGGGCTGGTGGCCTTCTTCACCCGCAACAACGAAGGGGTGTTCCGCTTCAAGCAGCTTTTAGTGGAAGTCTTTTCCGGGGTGATGATTCCCATAACTTTTTTCCCGGGCTGGGTGCAGAATGTTTTGTTCTGGCTGCCATTCAAGTACATTGCTTACGCTCCGCTCCGCATCTATCTGGGAATGGAGCCGCTGTCCCGCGTCCACCAGGGGGTGCTGCTGCAGCTGATGTGGATCATCATCATCTACGCCGCCGGGCAGCTACTGTGGCACTACGGGATCAGGAGACTGGAGACACAGGGGGGGTGA
- a CDS encoding ATP-binding cassette domain-containing protein encodes MPIIEVNNLVKDFKRYRRRPGLVGAFKDLWARKYETVHAVNQVDFSIDSGEIVGYIGPNGAGKSTTIKVLTGILVPTSGQVRVQGLIPYKQRYQHVRQIGVVFGQRTQLWWDIAVIESFNLLQKIYEIPRADYLTRIEKFNQVLDLKELLDVPVRKLSLGQRMRCDLAASLLHNPKIVFLDEPTIGLDVAVKASIREFIKEINREYGTTVILTTHDLSDIEELCSRVLMIDAGKIIYDGELKALKDGVDASRRLLLETIFPVKLSGLADLLKDYPLDLQSADPYHWEISFNRSQVNAAQLMHLLLSNLDVRDIGLEEPPIEEIVRKVYEGRKVQ; translated from the coding sequence AATAGAAGTAAATAACCTGGTAAAAGACTTCAAGCGCTATCGCCGGAGACCCGGTCTGGTTGGCGCTTTCAAAGACCTTTGGGCCAGGAAATACGAGACCGTTCACGCCGTGAACCAAGTTGACTTTTCCATTGATTCCGGCGAGATCGTGGGCTACATAGGGCCCAACGGCGCCGGTAAATCCACCACCATCAAGGTGCTGACCGGGATCCTGGTGCCCACCTCGGGCCAGGTGCGGGTGCAGGGGCTTATTCCCTATAAGCAGCGCTATCAGCATGTCCGCCAAATCGGCGTGGTCTTCGGCCAGCGCACCCAGTTGTGGTGGGATATTGCGGTGATAGAGTCATTCAACCTTTTGCAGAAGATATACGAGATACCCAGAGCCGATTATCTGACCCGGATAGAAAAGTTCAATCAGGTGCTGGACCTGAAGGAACTGCTTGATGTTCCGGTGCGCAAGCTTTCTTTGGGCCAGCGGATGCGCTGCGACCTGGCGGCCTCGCTGCTCCATAACCCCAAGATAGTCTTTCTGGACGAGCCTACCATCGGGCTGGACGTGGCGGTCAAGGCCAGCATCCGGGAATTCATCAAGGAGATCAACCGGGAGTACGGCACCACCGTCATCCTGACCACCCACGACCTGTCCGACATCGAAGAACTGTGCAGCCGGGTGCTGATGATCGACGCCGGCAAAATAATCTACGACGGGGAGTTGAAGGCCCTCAAGGACGGGGTGGACGCCAGCCGGAGGCTGCTGCTGGAGACCATCTTTCCGGTAAAACTTTCGGGGCTGGCCGATCTGCTTAAGGATTATCCGCTGGACCTGCAGTCCGCCGACCCCTATCACTGGGAGATCAGCTTCAACCGCAGCCAGGTCAACGCCGCCCAGCTGATGCATCTGCTGCTGTCCAATCTGGACGTCAGGGACATCGGGCTGGAGGAGCCGCCGATCGAGGAGATCGTGCGCAAGGTCTACGAGGGGCGGAAGGTCCAATGA